One Cloacibacillus sp. DNA segment encodes these proteins:
- a CDS encoding hydroxymethylglutaryl-CoA lyase — translation MEWPEKIIFCEVGPRDGLQNEPTMLSVEQKVELINGAAEAGVPIIEVGSFVHPKAVPQMADTDAVARSIKRLPGVEYRCLVANKKGAERAIAAGITKVKLTLSASESHARANLKKSIAELLDGFRECAAFARENGAGVSGAISTTFGCPFEGKIKKEQVAEIAEKFCELGITELSMSDTTGMANPRQVYDTASYLRERFPDVRWFLHLHNTRGMALANVIAGLQAGIVRYDASMAGLGGCPFAPGASGNSASEDMLHMLCEMGIDTGIDLDKMIVLAKKLEHWVGHRTDSAILRAGKVSELTALSATKKQ, via the coding sequence ATGGAATGGCCTGAAAAAATAATTTTCTGCGAGGTGGGGCCACGCGACGGCCTTCAAAACGAACCGACAATGCTCAGCGTTGAGCAGAAGGTAGAGCTTATAAACGGCGCTGCCGAGGCGGGCGTACCTATAATCGAGGTGGGTTCTTTTGTACATCCAAAGGCTGTGCCGCAGATGGCGGACACCGATGCGGTGGCGCGGAGTATAAAGCGGCTGCCCGGCGTGGAGTATCGCTGCCTCGTTGCAAATAAAAAGGGCGCGGAACGCGCCATTGCCGCCGGCATCACGAAGGTGAAACTGACGCTCTCCGCAAGCGAGTCACACGCACGTGCAAATTTAAAAAAATCCATCGCAGAGCTGTTGGACGGCTTTCGAGAATGCGCGGCTTTCGCGCGAGAAAACGGCGCAGGGGTCTCCGGCGCGATTTCCACAACTTTCGGCTGTCCGTTTGAGGGAAAGATAAAAAAGGAACAGGTGGCGGAGATTGCGGAAAAATTCTGCGAACTTGGCATTACAGAACTTTCGATGTCTGACACGACCGGGATGGCAAATCCACGCCAAGTCTACGATACGGCTTCATACTTGCGCGAACGTTTCCCCGATGTGCGCTGGTTCCTGCATCTGCACAACACGCGCGGTATGGCTCTTGCAAACGTCATAGCTGGGCTTCAGGCTGGGATCGTGCGTTATGACGCTTCTATGGCCGGACTTGGGGGATGCCCCTTCGCCCCCGGCGCTTCTGGTAACTCGGCATCGGAGGATATGCTCCACATGCTCTGCGAGATGGGGATAGATACGGGAATCGATCTGGATAAGATGATCGTTCTCGCGAAAAAGCTTGAGCACTGGGTAGGACACCGCACCGACAGCGCTATCCTACGCGCAGGAAAGGTCTCAGAGCTGACGGCGCTCTCCGCCACGAAAAAACAGTAG
- a CDS encoding GntR family transcriptional regulator: protein MYRPDGKKPSDKTEKKSESLSNYVYDAIKKKIVTGELAPGNALIDRVLAEEMGVSRTPIRDALKRLSLEGWVLWREHKGVVVSEVNSDDEYQLFLLREMIEPFIVKKIITTKRPQVLAGQLVAIADAMELLQDRPVEFMEKDMEFHSTIVEFMGVTKLGPLWEKICDDMTRLVVQSVRKRRAPKDIMEEHRILIEAFWRADLEKALECISKHCNLIVETYHNNQNLS from the coding sequence TTGTACAGGCCTGACGGAAAAAAACCTTCCGATAAAACTGAGAAAAAATCAGAAAGCCTTTCGAACTACGTATATGATGCAATCAAAAAAAAGATTGTTACCGGTGAACTTGCTCCAGGAAATGCTCTGATCGACAGGGTCCTGGCGGAGGAAATGGGTGTGAGCCGGACGCCCATACGAGATGCCCTGAAACGTCTTTCGTTGGAAGGGTGGGTATTGTGGCGCGAACATAAAGGAGTCGTCGTTTCCGAGGTAAACTCAGATGACGAATATCAATTATTTTTACTTCGTGAGATGATAGAACCGTTTATAGTAAAAAAAATCATAACTACAAAAAGACCGCAGGTACTTGCGGGACAGCTAGTAGCTATTGCTGATGCAATGGAACTGTTGCAGGATCGCCCCGTAGAGTTTATGGAAAAGGATATGGAATTCCATTCCACCATCGTAGAGTTTATGGGCGTAACAAAACTCGGCCCTTTATGGGAAAAGATATGCGACGATATGACAAGGCTGGTTGTGCAATCTGTGCGAAAGCGCAGAGCGCCTAAGGATATTATGGAGGAACACCGGATACTGATAGAGGCGTTTTGGAGAGCAGACCTTGAGAAGGCGTTGGAATGTATATCGAAGCACTGTAATCTTATAGTAGAGACCTACCATAACAATCAAAATTTATCGTAA
- a CDS encoding SDR family NAD(P)-dependent oxidoreductase, with protein sequence MLEGKKAIISGGNAGIGRAITLAYAKEGADVVIYGRNAEKNLTVVEEAKAFGVNACPICCDVSDPKEVEVAVERSAKFLGRIDILANIAGISPKKPGGFKIPFYELEIDTWNEVMNVNLNSVFYVSRLVSKYMINQSYGKIINMSSIVGLTGSEHGPAAACYSASKAGIISLTRSMAYELAEYNITVNAAAPGRIATAMSSTNNEYYNQRNLNDIPAKRFGTPEEVADFFVFYASDKSSYITGETTLITGGWLIR encoded by the coding sequence ATGCTTGAAGGAAAGAAGGCAATTATCAGCGGCGGCAATGCCGGTATTGGTCGGGCGATTACGCTGGCTTATGCCAAAGAAGGCGCAGACGTCGTAATTTATGGACGCAATGCTGAAAAAAATCTGACAGTCGTCGAGGAGGCTAAAGCGTTTGGAGTAAACGCCTGCCCGATATGCTGCGATGTGTCCGATCCTAAGGAGGTTGAGGTTGCAGTAGAGAGGTCTGCTAAGTTTCTGGGAAGAATAGATATTTTGGCTAACATTGCCGGTATTTCCCCCAAGAAACCAGGCGGATTCAAGATCCCGTTTTATGAACTTGAGATAGATACATGGAACGAAGTAATGAATGTAAATTTGAATTCTGTTTTTTATGTATCCCGCCTAGTGAGCAAATATATGATCAATCAGAGCTACGGGAAAATAATCAACATGTCTTCAATCGTAGGGCTTACTGGAAGCGAGCACGGCCCAGCCGCAGCATGTTATTCGGCGTCTAAGGCAGGAATAATTTCTTTGACGCGTTCAATGGCCTATGAGCTTGCGGAATATAACATTACGGTGAACGCTGCAGCTCCCGGGCGTATTGCAACGGCGATGTCCAGCACCAACAATGAATATTATAACCAGCGCAATTTGAACGACATTCCCGCAAAGCGTTTTGGAACCCCCGAAGAGGTCGCGGACTTTTTCGTGTTTTACGCGTCCGATAAATCGTCATATATTACCGGAGAAACCACGCTTATCACAGGCGGCTGGCTCATCAGGTAA
- a CDS encoding sugar phosphate isomerase/epimerase, whose amino-acid sequence MAHKFSLAHLTVLGWSPVEMAYNAALIGYDYISIRNINMGVKGERDFSIPIGGERYNALMRAIGETGIGIHDIELARVVDGVDVASYEAALESGASLGAQGVLSSVWTEDKKYYTEQFARLCDIAAKYGLTVNLEFVTWAGIWDLKGALELLAVVERPNARLMIDTLHAWRSGVSTADIAACPKELFDMAHICDGPAEIPARTDKEALIYTGRDARYYVGEGTINIADMVKSLRPDTVLSIELPHLARSAEYGSTEHARRCLTTAKRYLKAAGAE is encoded by the coding sequence ATGGCACATAAATTTTCTCTCGCGCACCTTACGGTACTTGGCTGGTCTCCTGTAGAAATGGCGTACAACGCGGCGCTTATTGGCTATGACTACATCAGCATCCGCAACATCAATATGGGTGTCAAGGGCGAACGGGACTTCAGCATACCAATAGGCGGAGAGCGCTACAACGCGCTGATGCGGGCAATCGGCGAAACTGGCATCGGTATCCACGATATAGAGCTTGCCCGCGTAGTCGATGGAGTGGATGTGGCAAGCTACGAGGCCGCGCTTGAATCCGGCGCGTCGCTTGGTGCGCAGGGAGTGCTGAGCAGCGTTTGGACGGAGGATAAAAAATATTATACTGAGCAGTTTGCGCGTCTTTGTGACATTGCTGCGAAATACGGACTCACTGTGAATCTAGAATTTGTAACGTGGGCGGGTATATGGGACCTCAAAGGCGCGCTTGAGCTGCTTGCCGTCGTAGAGCGGCCTAACGCGCGGCTCATGATAGACACGCTCCATGCGTGGCGCTCCGGCGTAAGCACGGCCGACATTGCAGCGTGCCCAAAAGAACTCTTCGACATGGCCCACATTTGCGACGGCCCCGCCGAGATTCCCGCGCGCACCGACAAAGAGGCGCTCATCTACACCGGCCGCGATGCAAGATACTACGTAGGTGAAGGCACAATAAACATAGCCGACATGGTAAAATCGCTGCGTCCCGACACAGTCCTATCAATAGAGCTCCCGCACCTAGCGCGTTCAGCCGAATACGGCAGTACAGAACATGCACGCAGATGCCTTACCACGGCGAAAAGATATTTGAAAGCAGCCGGCGCGGAATAG
- a CDS encoding TRAP transporter small permease: MLKVLRWLDRHFEETVLILLMIGISCTMFLQVIMRYVFNTPLTWPEEISRYMWIWTVFFSLSYTIYLRNMLRVDVIADMLPPKAKQILDICIQALSLVIYTIFTFYSFKVYTSLVLSGRVSPALRIPMYLVYSVVCIGFSLSVFRTLQLIIELLGEMRGRKSEHLLITEQMQDTMKKEGI, from the coding sequence ATGTTAAAGGTTCTTCGCTGGCTTGACAGACATTTTGAAGAAACAGTTCTCATACTCCTCATGATCGGTATTTCCTGCACAATGTTCTTACAGGTTATTATGCGCTACGTTTTCAATACGCCGCTTACCTGGCCTGAGGAAATCAGTCGGTACATGTGGATCTGGACGGTGTTTTTCAGCTTAAGCTACACAATATATCTTAGGAATATGCTACGTGTTGATGTTATAGCCGATATGCTGCCGCCGAAGGCAAAGCAGATCCTTGATATATGCATTCAAGCTTTGAGCTTGGTGATCTATACCATCTTTACATTTTATTCTTTTAAAGTTTACACCTCGTTGGTCTTAAGCGGCCGAGTCTCTCCTGCGCTCCGGATTCCGATGTATCTGGTTTACAGCGTCGTTTGTATCGGATTTTCACTCAGCGTTTTTAGAACACTGCAGCTGATAATAGAGCTTTTAGGCGAGATGCGCGGCCGCAAAAGCGAGCATCTTTTGATTACAGAGCAAATGCAGGATACAATGAAAAAGGAAGGAATATAA
- a CDS encoding glycerate kinase, with product MKKFLLIPDSFKGTMSSLEICEIMTGAIKKHLPEASVKAIPVADGGEGSVDAFLSSMGGKKKYIKVHGPNFEEVEAFYGLIQDGRTAIIEMAACAGLPLSGENCDAMRTTTYGVGELILDAARSGCSRVIMGLGGSATNDAGCGAAAAVGVLFSDADGKSFVPVGGTLAKIARVDLSQMAPELKDLKITTMCDIDNPLYGETGAAYVFGPQKGATAQTLPLLDAGLRSFASVVKKELGADCAEMPGAGAAGGMGYGMRTLFGSELKMGIETVLDTVGFDELAKEADIVFTGEGKIDGQSLRGKVVIGVARRAKKQGTPVIAVVGDIANGIETVYNEGVSAIFSINRVAVSYQQAKPRAKDDLR from the coding sequence ATGAAAAAATTCCTTCTGATACCCGATTCCTTCAAGGGAACGATGAGCTCGCTGGAAATATGCGAGATAATGACAGGCGCGATAAAAAAGCATCTCCCTGAAGCCTCAGTGAAGGCGATCCCGGTCGCCGACGGCGGAGAGGGCAGTGTTGACGCTTTTCTTTCCTCAATGGGAGGAAAAAAGAAATATATTAAGGTGCACGGGCCAAACTTTGAAGAGGTCGAAGCTTTTTACGGCCTTATACAAGACGGAAGGACCGCCATAATCGAAATGGCAGCCTGCGCTGGACTGCCTCTTTCCGGCGAAAACTGCGACGCTATGCGCACCACAACCTACGGTGTTGGCGAGCTGATTCTCGACGCCGCACGCAGCGGATGCAGCCGCGTCATCATGGGACTGGGCGGCAGCGCCACAAACGACGCCGGATGCGGTGCGGCCGCCGCGGTCGGCGTTTTATTTTCGGACGCGGATGGAAAGAGCTTCGTACCAGTTGGAGGCACTCTTGCAAAAATCGCACGCGTGGACCTTTCTCAGATGGCGCCGGAGCTAAAAGATTTAAAAATAACGACGATGTGCGACATCGACAACCCTCTCTACGGAGAAACAGGCGCCGCCTATGTATTTGGCCCGCAAAAAGGCGCGACGGCACAGACGCTGCCTCTGCTTGACGCCGGCCTGCGCAGCTTTGCGTCGGTGGTGAAAAAAGAGCTTGGCGCTGACTGCGCGGAGATGCCGGGCGCGGGCGCAGCCGGGGGCATGGGGTATGGAATGCGCACGCTCTTTGGATCGGAACTGAAAATGGGAATAGAAACCGTGCTTGACACAGTGGGCTTTGACGAACTGGCAAAAGAAGCGGATATCGTATTCACCGGAGAAGGTAAGATAGACGGACAGAGCCTGCGCGGGAAGGTCGTCATAGGAGTGGCGCGACGCGCTAAAAAACAGGGCACGCCGGTTATAGCAGTCGTAGGCGATATCGCAAACGGCATCGAAACCGTCTACAACGAGGGCGTTTCGGCCATATTCAGCATCAACAGAGTCGCTGTTTCCTACCAACAGGCAAAGCCGCGCGCCAAAGACGACCTTCG
- a CDS encoding TRAP transporter large permease, which translates to MAALVFFVFLAFLAFSVPIAVSMIISTLVPLLSGAPGASSITTLIQNTFSGADSTPIIAIPLFILGGVLMAEGGISEKLFNVFAFFIGKRRAGMPIAVILTCLFYGAISGSGPATTAAVGGMTIPLLISLGYDKRFCAAMVAVAGGLGVIIPPSIPFVLYSLATGVSTGALFLAGVLPGIFIGICLMLYAVVYCTIHGEDKEKIMANYNKLHEKGFFELFKESFWAFLSPVIILGGIYSGIVTPTEAACISIFYALFIALFVYKSIHYRELWGFFGSAVRTYAPLCFLLAFATAFGRMLALIKAPMMFSNFILTYFTAQWQVLLVIVVIFYFLGMVMDTGPAILIMAPILLPLVVEVGVNPVHFGVIMVTNLAIGLSTPPFGLDLFVASSLIKEKPMLVAKPAIPFIVAFSVALLVITYVPQLSLKLLGM; encoded by the coding sequence ATGGCTGCTTTAGTATTTTTCGTATTTCTAGCATTTCTTGCTTTTAGCGTGCCCATTGCCGTCTCAATGATCATCAGTACGCTGGTTCCACTACTTTCAGGCGCGCCGGGAGCCAGTAGCATCACTACCCTTATACAGAACACCTTCAGCGGAGCCGATTCCACCCCCATAATCGCCATACCCCTTTTTATTCTGGGCGGCGTTTTGATGGCCGAGGGCGGTATATCTGAAAAATTATTCAACGTTTTTGCATTTTTTATAGGAAAACGCAGAGCTGGTATGCCGATAGCGGTGATACTTACCTGTCTCTTTTACGGCGCAATCTCAGGTTCCGGCCCGGCGACAACAGCGGCTGTCGGTGGCATGACCATACCGCTGCTTATTTCCCTGGGATATGACAAACGTTTCTGTGCTGCCATGGTAGCGGTGGCTGGCGGACTTGGCGTAATTATTCCTCCCAGTATCCCCTTTGTTCTCTATTCACTGGCTACCGGGGTATCCACGGGAGCTCTGTTCCTTGCTGGTGTATTGCCAGGGATATTCATTGGCATCTGTCTGATGCTGTATGCCGTGGTCTACTGTACCATACACGGAGAAGATAAAGAAAAAATCATGGCAAACTACAATAAACTGCATGAGAAAGGTTTTTTTGAACTTTTTAAAGAGAGCTTCTGGGCTTTTCTCTCCCCGGTCATCATTCTTGGAGGGATATACAGCGGTATTGTGACTCCTACAGAGGCGGCCTGTATCTCTATTTTCTACGCTCTTTTTATTGCGCTTTTCGTATATAAATCGATACACTATAGGGAGCTGTGGGGCTTCTTCGGCAGCGCTGTTAGAACCTATGCGCCTCTTTGTTTTTTACTTGCCTTTGCCACCGCTTTTGGACGTATGCTTGCACTGATAAAAGCGCCGATGATGTTCTCCAACTTCATCCTCACCTATTTTACAGCCCAGTGGCAGGTGCTTCTTGTAATAGTGGTCATATTCTATTTCCTTGGCATGGTAATGGACACAGGCCCCGCCATTCTCATCATGGCGCCCATCCTGCTGCCACTTGTTGTAGAAGTTGGTGTAAATCCCGTTCATTTCGGCGTGATCATGGTAACGAACCTGGCAATCGGACTCTCAACGCCGCCATTCGGACTGGATTTGTTTGTCGCCAGCAGTTTGATCAAAGAAAAGCCGATGTTGGTAGCCAAGCCCGCCATACCATTCATTGTGGCATTCTCTGTGGCGCTCCTGGTTATCACTTACGTCCCTCAGCTTAGTCTGAAACTACTGGGCATGTAA
- a CDS encoding TRAP transporter substrate-binding protein: MKSHKMYSFLLFIAVMAAAFFSSGNMAMADAAKYAKLKPITLVYPHTSPKTEANALMADLIKKYAEKETGGKLKVEVMPAAQLGTAQETAQQLQDGSINLSSEQVYSIVDFIPEASVFDMLFMFSTYDKNTIDKTLNTGPVNKFLQEKYNKAGFQLLGYMQGATFRETTSNRKLDGPANFKGMKIRTLPSNNFVVGWKAMGTAPTPITIGELYLSLQQKLVEAQENPYDIVLSNNFNEVQKYLCATHHNLYVMHIIMNKKFYDAMPKEYKEALEMAVKKARTEIGNSMPQLAEKSKKELLKRGMTIINYDNNAFGDFRKSVKPQWDSIRKIAGNQTVDLMIKELEANSKKK; the protein is encoded by the coding sequence ATGAAATCGCATAAGATGTACTCTTTTTTACTGTTTATCGCTGTAATGGCGGCCGCATTCTTCTCTTCCGGGAACATGGCTATGGCGGATGCCGCCAAATATGCCAAACTTAAGCCGATAACCTTGGTCTATCCCCACACGTCGCCAAAGACGGAAGCAAACGCCCTTATGGCCGATCTGATTAAAAAATATGCGGAAAAAGAGACTGGTGGAAAGCTGAAAGTTGAGGTCATGCCAGCCGCGCAGCTTGGAACAGCCCAGGAGACGGCGCAGCAGCTTCAAGACGGCAGCATAAACTTAAGTTCGGAACAGGTATATTCCATCGTGGACTTTATACCGGAGGCGTCAGTTTTTGATATGCTCTTTATGTTCTCCACCTATGATAAAAATACGATCGATAAAACGCTGAACACAGGTCCGGTGAATAAGTTTCTCCAGGAAAAGTATAACAAGGCGGGCTTTCAGCTCCTGGGCTACATGCAGGGAGCAACCTTTCGTGAAACGACCTCTAACAGAAAACTCGATGGCCCTGCAAATTTCAAGGGAATGAAGATAAGGACGCTGCCCAGCAACAACTTTGTCGTTGGATGGAAGGCAATGGGCACAGCTCCTACCCCGATAACCATAGGAGAACTGTATCTTTCTCTGCAGCAGAAACTTGTTGAAGCTCAGGAAAACCCGTACGACATCGTCCTCTCCAATAATTTTAACGAAGTGCAAAAATATCTCTGCGCAACGCATCATAATCTCTATGTCATGCATATCATCATGAACAAGAAATTTTATGACGCGATGCCCAAAGAATATAAAGAAGCGCTCGAAATGGCAGTCAAAAAAGCGAGAACTGAAATCGGAAATTCAATGCCGCAGCTTGCGGAGAAATCCAAAAAAGAACTCCTCAAGCGTGGTATGACTATTATCAACTATGACAACAACGCATTTGGCGATTTCCGCAAATCGGTCAAACCGCAGTGGGACAGCATTCGTAAAATAGCCGGCAACCAGACAGTTGATTTAATGATAAAAGAACTCGAAGCAAATTCAAAAAAGAAATAA
- a CDS encoding TIM barrel protein: MTRKYSVAHLTWLQWTPPEMIYNAHAIGFDRVSLRTISQGLAGEISHDLSKNNQLFKLTKQALSDTGIKINDIELAKIDPGTTDIKKYEPHLEAAAELGVTDVITNIWSPDPCFYEEKFGQLCDLAAKYGMDVNLEFVTWAEVKDLKAALDLVRTSNKQNARILLDTLHFYRSHVSLDELKAAPKYLFKTVHVCDAGKKIPTDKESLVHTGRAERLYIGEGAIDIASIVRLLNDDVVLCPEMPHLERVSQIGAFEHVRRTLATAKDYFKQHGIN; this comes from the coding sequence GTGACTAGAAAATATTCAGTGGCGCATTTAACCTGGCTTCAATGGACTCCGCCGGAAATGATTTATAACGCACACGCGATAGGTTTTGACCGTGTGAGCCTACGCACCATAAGCCAGGGGCTAGCAGGGGAGATAAGCCATGATCTTTCAAAAAACAATCAACTTTTTAAACTTACAAAACAGGCGCTGTCGGATACGGGAATCAAAATAAACGACATAGAGCTTGCGAAGATTGATCCCGGAACCACCGATATAAAAAAATACGAACCCCATCTTGAGGCTGCGGCGGAGCTTGGCGTTACCGATGTCATCACAAATATATGGAGTCCAGATCCTTGCTTTTATGAAGAAAAATTCGGCCAGTTATGCGATTTGGCCGCAAAATATGGCATGGATGTAAATTTGGAATTTGTTACATGGGCCGAGGTAAAAGATTTAAAGGCGGCGCTGGATCTGGTACGCACGTCAAATAAGCAAAACGCACGGATACTTCTTGACACGCTTCATTTTTATCGCTCTCACGTCTCTTTAGATGAATTGAAAGCCGCGCCTAAATATCTTTTTAAAACAGTTCATGTCTGTGACGCGGGCAAAAAGATCCCCACAGATAAAGAAAGTCTGGTCCATACCGGCAGGGCCGAACGTTTGTACATTGGAGAAGGCGCCATAGACATTGCGTCGATAGTTCGCCTCCTAAATGATGACGTCGTATTGTGCCCTGAAATGCCCCACTTAGAAAGAGTGAGCCAAATAGGGGCTTTTGAACATGTTCGCAGGACGCTGGCAACAGCAAAAGACTATTTTAAACAGCACGGCATAAATTAA
- a CDS encoding sugar diacid recognition domain-containing protein — MLKKYAQEISEYLSSLMGRSIIITDISGIIIGAPAKERIGTLHRPSVPCIKYKKISFDDEETAKTMGVWYPGSTVPIFYNGRVIGTAAIAGPPEVVLEFTMLVKNQIESILREKINSPSLTSPQKKINELVHEISLFDPSANEHEPLIKKAAQLGINLDAPRAVMSIFFSNFRGLQLDKNPMKISYDSYSDPIADEIDYSSMHGRVIEILREKFPDPQNIIASASRDRFVVIRAVECPDEKNQQEDEETVTATGKEIYKKLKEASIETIIGLGHQARTLYELPSAYKNAWDVVKIAEKLSLAPGVYHHSGFMLCDMLLSLKPNYSMRSIEKRIAEALRDDEANELIETFMVYCESFFSKQLAAEKLHLHRNTLSYRLQKLEERLGLRFDDFPQVNAYYLALKRIKLI, encoded by the coding sequence ATGCTGAAAAAATACGCACAAGAAATTTCCGAATATCTAAGCTCGCTGATGGGACGCAGCATCATCATCACAGACATAAGCGGGATAATAATAGGCGCGCCGGCGAAGGAACGGATAGGCACGCTGCACCGTCCCTCCGTGCCTTGTATCAAATATAAAAAGATAAGCTTTGACGACGAAGAGACGGCAAAGACTATGGGCGTATGGTACCCTGGCAGCACCGTCCCCATCTTTTACAACGGACGCGTAATCGGCACGGCGGCGATAGCGGGGCCGCCCGAGGTCGTGCTTGAATTTACGATGCTCGTGAAAAACCAGATAGAGAGCATCCTGCGCGAAAAAATAAACTCTCCGTCGCTTACCTCGCCTCAGAAAAAGATAAACGAGCTTGTGCATGAGATAAGTCTCTTTGACCCCTCAGCTAACGAACATGAGCCTCTCATAAAAAAGGCGGCGCAGCTTGGGATAAACCTTGACGCCCCCAGGGCTGTCATGTCTATATTCTTTTCCAATTTCAGAGGATTGCAGCTCGACAAAAACCCGATGAAAATATCCTACGACAGTTACTCAGACCCCATCGCCGACGAAATAGACTATTCCTCAATGCACGGAAGAGTCATCGAAATACTGCGTGAGAAGTTCCCCGATCCGCAAAACATCATAGCAAGCGCCTCGCGCGACCGCTTTGTGGTCATCCGCGCCGTGGAATGCCCCGACGAAAAGAACCAGCAGGAGGACGAAGAGACGGTGACGGCGACTGGCAAAGAAATATATAAAAAATTAAAAGAGGCCTCCATAGAGACGATAATAGGCCTCGGCCATCAGGCGCGCACTCTCTACGAACTGCCCTCAGCCTATAAGAACGCGTGGGACGTAGTTAAAATAGCTGAAAAACTCTCCCTTGCGCCCGGCGTCTATCACCACAGCGGCTTTATGCTTTGCGACATGCTGCTTTCTCTAAAGCCGAATTATTCGATGAGGTCGATAGAAAAAAGGATAGCGGAGGCGCTGCGCGACGACGAAGCAAACGAACTTATCGAGACGTTCATGGTCTACTGCGAATCTTTTTTCAGCAAGCAGCTGGCCGCGGAAAAGCTGCACCTGCACCGCAACACGCTCTCCTATCGTCTCCAAAAGCTGGAAGAGCGTCTGGGCCTGCGCTTTGACGACTTCCCGCAAGTGAACGCCTACTATCTGGCACTCAAACGCATCAAGCTAATATAA
- a CDS encoding IclR family transcriptional regulator encodes MKEISVRSVDRAFSILQAFSRDDYKLTLSELAVRIGLPVTTTLRLANTLESLNMLHRHSDRSYSLGNQLYILGSIAKVNFRPQQVIYPYMKQLRDETKEAVSLYGVVGEDRVCFEHVESLLSMQCVMRVGDKLPLWAGAGGRALLAFLGEEAIEREVAKAHQITHTTLFEPDKLRRSLADVRTLGYSVSHGDREEGILSVAVPIMNRQGGLEFSLSIAGPAQRFTEETALSLVPAMQKMCREISTQI; translated from the coding sequence ATGAAAGAAATCTCTGTAAGATCGGTGGACCGTGCATTTTCCATTCTCCAGGCGTTCTCCCGCGACGATTATAAACTGACGCTCAGCGAGCTTGCCGTGCGCATCGGGCTGCCCGTTACTACGACGCTGCGGCTTGCGAACACGCTTGAAAGCCTGAACATGCTGCACCGCCACAGCGACCGTTCCTATTCGTTGGGAAACCAGCTGTATATCCTAGGAAGCATAGCGAAGGTCAACTTCCGCCCGCAGCAGGTAATTTATCCGTACATGAAACAGCTGCGCGATGAAACGAAAGAGGCCGTTTCACTCTACGGTGTCGTAGGCGAGGACCGCGTCTGCTTTGAACATGTAGAAAGCCTGCTTTCAATGCAGTGCGTAATGCGGGTCGGAGACAAGCTTCCGCTTTGGGCCGGAGCCGGTGGGCGCGCATTGCTTGCCTTCCTAGGGGAAGAGGCGATAGAACGCGAAGTGGCAAAGGCGCATCAGATAACGCATACAACGCTCTTTGAGCCTGACAAGCTGCGCCGAAGCCTGGCCGACGTGCGCACGCTGGGATATTCGGTGAGCCACGGCGATCGCGAAGAAGGGATACTCTCAGTTGCAGTTCCTATCATGAACCGTCAAGGGGGCCTTGAATTCTCACTATCCATAGCAGGGCCAGCGCAGCGCTTCACGGAGGAGACGGCGCTTTCTCTTGTGCCCGCGATGCAGAAAATGTGCCGCGAAATCTCCACTCAGATATAA